In a genomic window of Taeniopygia guttata chromosome 11, bTaeGut7.mat, whole genome shotgun sequence:
- the CTU2 gene encoding cytoplasmic tRNA 2-thiolation protein 2 isoform X1, with protein MCDVEGGGGGCGEDADPPRRRRAPADSQPRTCMKCGQGTAALVIRVGDPFCRGCFREYFVHKFRAMLGKNRVIFPGEKVLLAVSGGPASSAMVRQVQEGLSREAAKRLRFVPGLVYIEEGAVRRQSPEQREQTLAQMETLLQATGFPYHLIHLEEALELPPSILQPGPERASTSNPSGPSYKKAVDSFIQQQRQDGDSGTSQPGHSTPARPAGPPAAPHLPDAARTQELLRAFEATTTATAREELLEMLRTHLIVQTARDRGYAKVMMGESLTRVAVKLLTNLSLGRGAFLAVDTGFTDQRHGDVMVVRPMRDYTAKEIAFYNFYFSVPTVIVPPLFTKRREKLSIHQLVERFLLGLQEEFPSTISTVYRTGEKLSPEPAKAHSESQRCLLCLCGLDTYGEEELALEPTLILEEPAAGVESKAAYIPLLCYSCRLTFKELGPLATLPPYVRAEGQRRIRRAQMEQNQQNQESSES; from the exons ATGTGCGACGTGGAGGGTGGCGGCGGTGGCTGCGGGGAGGACGCGGatccgccgcgccgccgccgcgcacCGGCAGACAG ccagccccggaCGTGCATGAAGTGCGGGCAGGGCACGGCCGCGCTCGTCATCCGCGTCGGGGACCCCTTCTGCCG CGGCTGCTTCCGCGAGTACTTCGTGCACAAGTTCCGTGCCATGCTGGGCAAGAACCGCGTCATCTTCCCGGGAGAGAAG gtgctgctggccgTGTCGGGGGGCCCGGCCTCCAGTGCCATGGTCCGGCAGGTGCAGGAG GGGCTCAGCCGGGAGGCGGCCAAGAGGCTCCGCTTCGTCCCCGGCCTCGTCTACATTGAGG AGGGAGCCGTGCGCAGGCAGAGCCCGGAGCAGCGGGAGCAGACCCTGGCCCAGATGGAGACCCTGCTGCAGGCCACCGGCTTCCCCTACCACCTGATCCACCTGGAGGAG GCGCTGGAGCTGCCCCCGTCCATCTTACAGCCGGGGCCGGAGCGCGCCAGCACGTCCAACCCATCCGGCCCTTCCTACAAGAAGGCTGTGGACAGCTTCATCCAGCAGCAGCGGCAGGACGGGGACAGTGGCACCTCTCAGCCGGGTCACAGCACCCCGGCCAGGCCAGCAGGACCCCCGGCCGCCCCCCACCTGCCGGACGCTGCCCGAACGCAGGAGCTGCTCCGCGCCTTCGAGGCCACAACCACGGCCACGGCgcgggaggagctgctggagatgcTGCG GACCCACCTGATCGTGCAGACGGCGCGGGACAGGGGCTATGCCAAGGTGATGATGGGCGAGAGCCTCACGCGCGTGGCCGTCAAGCTCCTCACCAACCTCTCCCTGGGGCGCGGCGCCTTCCTCGCCGTGGACACG GGCTTCACGGACCAGCGCCACGGTGACGTGATGGTGGTGAGACCCATGCGGGACTACACGGCCAAGGAGATCGCCTTCTACAACTTCTACTTCAGCGTCCCCACCGTCATCGTGCCACCCCTCTTCACCAAG CGCCGGGAGAAGCTCAGCATCCACCAGCTGGTCGAGCGcttcctgctggggctgcaggaggagttCCCCTCCACCATCAGCACCGTGTACCG GACTGGGGAGAAGCTGAGCCCGGAGCCGGCCAAGGCCCACAGCGAGTCCCAGcgctgcctcctctgcctctgcGGCCTGGACACCTATGGGG AGGAGGAGCTGGCTCTGGAGCCCACGCTGATCCTGgaggagccagcagcagg GGTTGAGAGCAAAGCTGCCTACATCCCCCTGCTGTGCTACAGCTGCCGCCTCACCTTCAAGGAGCTg GGTCCCCTTGCCACACTGCCACCCTACGTGCGCGCCGAGGGCCAGCGCAGGATCCGCAG AGCTCAGATGGAGCAGAACCAGCAGAACCAGGAGTCCAGCGAGAGCtga
- the CTU2 gene encoding cytoplasmic tRNA 2-thiolation protein 2 isoform X2 — MKCGQGTAALVIRVGDPFCRGCFREYFVHKFRAMLGKNRVIFPGEKVLLAVSGGPASSAMVRQVQEGLSREAAKRLRFVPGLVYIEEGAVRRQSPEQREQTLAQMETLLQATGFPYHLIHLEEALELPPSILQPGPERASTSNPSGPSYKKAVDSFIQQQRQDGDSGTSQPGHSTPARPAGPPAAPHLPDAARTQELLRAFEATTTATAREELLEMLRTHLIVQTARDRGYAKVMMGESLTRVAVKLLTNLSLGRGAFLAVDTGFTDQRHGDVMVVRPMRDYTAKEIAFYNFYFSVPTVIVPPLFTKRREKLSIHQLVERFLLGLQEEFPSTISTVYRTGEKLSPEPAKAHSESQRCLLCLCGLDTYGEEELALEPTLILEEPAAGVESKAAYIPLLCYSCRLTFKELGPLATLPPYVRAEGQRRIRRAQMEQNQQNQESSES; from the exons ATGAAGTGCGGGCAGGGCACGGCCGCGCTCGTCATCCGCGTCGGGGACCCCTTCTGCCG CGGCTGCTTCCGCGAGTACTTCGTGCACAAGTTCCGTGCCATGCTGGGCAAGAACCGCGTCATCTTCCCGGGAGAGAAG gtgctgctggccgTGTCGGGGGGCCCGGCCTCCAGTGCCATGGTCCGGCAGGTGCAGGAG GGGCTCAGCCGGGAGGCGGCCAAGAGGCTCCGCTTCGTCCCCGGCCTCGTCTACATTGAGG AGGGAGCCGTGCGCAGGCAGAGCCCGGAGCAGCGGGAGCAGACCCTGGCCCAGATGGAGACCCTGCTGCAGGCCACCGGCTTCCCCTACCACCTGATCCACCTGGAGGAG GCGCTGGAGCTGCCCCCGTCCATCTTACAGCCGGGGCCGGAGCGCGCCAGCACGTCCAACCCATCCGGCCCTTCCTACAAGAAGGCTGTGGACAGCTTCATCCAGCAGCAGCGGCAGGACGGGGACAGTGGCACCTCTCAGCCGGGTCACAGCACCCCGGCCAGGCCAGCAGGACCCCCGGCCGCCCCCCACCTGCCGGACGCTGCCCGAACGCAGGAGCTGCTCCGCGCCTTCGAGGCCACAACCACGGCCACGGCgcgggaggagctgctggagatgcTGCG GACCCACCTGATCGTGCAGACGGCGCGGGACAGGGGCTATGCCAAGGTGATGATGGGCGAGAGCCTCACGCGCGTGGCCGTCAAGCTCCTCACCAACCTCTCCCTGGGGCGCGGCGCCTTCCTCGCCGTGGACACG GGCTTCACGGACCAGCGCCACGGTGACGTGATGGTGGTGAGACCCATGCGGGACTACACGGCCAAGGAGATCGCCTTCTACAACTTCTACTTCAGCGTCCCCACCGTCATCGTGCCACCCCTCTTCACCAAG CGCCGGGAGAAGCTCAGCATCCACCAGCTGGTCGAGCGcttcctgctggggctgcaggaggagttCCCCTCCACCATCAGCACCGTGTACCG GACTGGGGAGAAGCTGAGCCCGGAGCCGGCCAAGGCCCACAGCGAGTCCCAGcgctgcctcctctgcctctgcGGCCTGGACACCTATGGGG AGGAGGAGCTGGCTCTGGAGCCCACGCTGATCCTGgaggagccagcagcagg GGTTGAGAGCAAAGCTGCCTACATCCCCCTGCTGTGCTACAGCTGCCGCCTCACCTTCAAGGAGCTg GGTCCCCTTGCCACACTGCCACCCTACGTGCGCGCCGAGGGCCAGCGCAGGATCCGCAG AGCTCAGATGGAGCAGAACCAGCAGAACCAGGAGTCCAGCGAGAGCtga